In Zingiber officinale cultivar Zhangliang chromosome 9B, Zo_v1.1, whole genome shotgun sequence, the genomic window AGACTTAAAACTTAGGCAAGTTTATTTTAATCatactaaaataaaccaaacttcAAAATCGATGTGCTCTTTGTgtcccaataggttctcgtaccGTTGACAGTGATCTAAAATCTCATTTTAAAAAcacaagcaatgagtgacatctagtaataTATCATGGTTACctagtgatgagaatgtcgtagATTCGACATAACATGTCTATGACTATTTTATTATATGACTTAGTTTTTTTGTCTATGGCATCTAGAGGTATAGATTGTTCTATCCTCTCATCAATctatatgtttcttgatctctaagtggaTTTAACCAAATAGGCTCAATATCGCATAcacttatttgagcatgaccatcaTTTTAGTAGTCCTTCTTAATCAAGGTGCCCACATACATCACTTCTGTTATATGGAAGGGCcaaattccatctacatcactcacatccctccgcataacttattgcatatccGGTGAACGACTTTATAATCGACATTATTACTGGTGATGTTGGTTGATACTAAAatatacaactccttatataaAGAACTGTAGTGACGTCAGGTCCAAGGACTGTTAATACTAATAGTCACTGTGAGAATATTTATtatactcatataacaatccatgaaacattctcatggcgggtcaattcaatacatattctctaatatatactcatatgttaacttgatatctcatatccataacttgtgagattaagtcattagttaacctacatgctagtctcaatgcattaatattgcctttgtatattaatacttgactaggaataattgaGAATAGTGTTTTATATATTTGTAGTCTCTCTCACAATCAATTCCAATAATTGATATCCTATAAAACAGACCCGACCACTCTAaggcattattatatttattcaacttTTGTCCCCGGGGTTATGGTGtcgcggtaggacatccaggttgtcacccaggtACCCGTAGTTCGATCCTCAGGTATGGTGTATTTgaagaaatttttcctccaaatggggcgcACAACCAAAAGATGTTGGGCTTCTAGGCTGCCCGCCGCGCGCGCTTCTTGATTTACGCTGGTGGTCGGTGGAAAATTTTCGTGGGACCAAACTCGTCATTCCCAGGGCTAATTAATGAGGTTAACtaggtttattattttttttatatttattcaaCTTTGCACAGatataaagtaaatataataattacaaaatgttacttattattaaaatatgatacaaaagtcttatatcaatcatctcatgattgactcttagggctgACATTAACTGTCCTCTCATGAACACCTTTTACAACTTCAATTTTAGAGGACTCCAAACTCTCTTCTTCCTTTAGTACATGCGTACATGCAGAGACGGATCCATAAAAAGGAGGGTGGGAAGGGTGGGCTAAGTAAAACACTTTTTTACAAAAGAACCAATGTGTAATAAATCTAATAGTGAAAACTTTTTTACAATAGGTAATAAAAAAATTCTTTGGACAGGCAAGACAGCCTTTAAGAAGATTAATCCCTGAGTACATGTGAGTAGCAAGACTTCTGAAGCAATTCCAATAAAATGCGATCAAAGCAATAAAGGTGGAAGAGGTCAAGGGTGACGATGAGGTTGAAGAAGACATTAGTCCTACTTCACCACTGGACACCGCCTAATGAATGTTATAAGAGATTTAACTCAAATTTATTGGTGGTTTTGCATCGTTACCTCAAACTCTAACCTCCTCCTCAAGGCAATAGACTACTCTACAATGTACTTTGGGGTACTCTCTACCATGATTACTCATTATATGACACCATCTGTGTTCTCGACTACATGACGGTATCTAGATTATGGAGCAACTCTATCATGTTCCCAAACACATGTTGGATGCTATTTTGGTTGCAAAATACTCGCTTCACTCTAATTGGGGATCTCTTCCCTCTAATTGAAGAGGGGAATGCTAAGCCCTTCATCGTCGACACATGTATGTCAACTTAAGAAATCCATATATGTCCTTCAACAAGCTATTTGAGCATGATTTTATTGTTAAGACTGATTCTAATCTCTTCTATACAAATAACACTAGCTCTACAATATATATTCTTATTTATATAAATGGCATTCTAATAAGTGACAATGTTAATGAAGGCATCAACACTCTACTACTTCTCTTAACTATGAAATTTCTTATTGAGGACTTTGGCAGGTATTTTTTTTTGGCATTGAGCTCCCTTTGCATTTTAAAAGGATATTTCTCTCTTCAAGTAAACATATTTCTGGGATTCTTaaaagagttaaaaaaaaaaaatggatggtACACATTATGCCTCACACAAATTAGTGTTAGTATCATTTCTCTACATTTTCTACTACTGTGACTAATCCTCAAACCTATCAAAGTATTGTTGGAGCACTACAATATATCATAATTACACAACCTAATCTTGCTTTTGTCGTCAACTGTGCTCATTGGTTTATGCATGCACACCCATTGGCCAACATTAGGAAGATGTTAAAAGAATATGTCATTGCCTTAAAGACATTATTTTGCATGGTCTTCTATCATATTGCCACTTAGCAAGTGATATCCATGCTTATAGTGATGGATAATTAGGGTGGTTCTTTTGATGACTTACAGTCCAGTATGTGTTTGCTATATTTCTTGAACAAAATCTATCATGACACTCTAAAAACAACCTGTCTTGATCCAATATTGAAGATGAATAAAATTATTGCCGACACAACATTTGAAGTCATTTGGCTTCAAATTTTTTCTCTTTGAGCTACATTTTCCCTCCATTATGGCACCTAAATTTGGCGTGACATTGTTAGTGGCATATCTTGCTGCAAATCTAGGCATGTataaaacatgtggaaattgatttcaCTTTGTTCAGGAATATGTGATGAATCAGCAACTGTTTGTCCCTTATATTTCACACATGATGATATCTTTACCAAACCATTAGTTTAGCCTATTGACAACCAATCTCCACTTTTGCCACCTTTTGTTGGATTTGTAAGGTATAATGTTAGCAATATGCAAAGTAGCAGTTGAACAATCAAATTCACAATTGATTCCAATCAATAAGGGTGTACCATATCATTCATATTCAGTGCTTACCATCGCTGTTAGCATAATTAGATTGTACACCATAATTGTTGTTACTTTAATTATGAGATTTTATACCATAAATccatataaataatttatatatacaaGCCTATTCAGCTATAGCGATAACAATGAATTCTATTGTCTTTTTTCTTCTTCGTTCCTTGTTCCTCGTCTTTGTTCCCTCATATTGACCTTGAATTTGCATCACTAAAGTTTAATGTGATTACTTTCACCTACGAAGTTTTAATCAAAAGTAGTTTTAGTCTCCTGGTTGAGCTAGGCTTAAGTACTAAATGGGCAAGAGTATATGGAGAAaggatatattttattattttgttctaAAGTTTTCCTATGAAATGTGTTGTTCAGAGTGATGTTTCTGATTCTATGATCTGATATGCCTTATCTACAGACCATATTGACAAGGAAGAACCATTTAACAGGAATAGAGTACAGAGATGATCCCACAATCTTTGCTTGGGAATTGATGAATGAACCACAATGTGCGTCTGATTCTTCCGGTGACACTCTCCAAGTATGTCCTGTGATATATATGAATTTTATTCAATCTTATGCAATATATAACAAAGGAATAGTGTAAAGGTTTACTTTCTGtaagaaaaaaagagaagaagATATACAACCTATAAAGAAAATGTTTATAGATATGGATTTGTAATGCTCAGTATTCGATTACAAAAAACTAAATGCTAAAAGAACAACTTATAATATTCATAAAAATTTGCTATTGAATCTTGGTGCTGTCTTCAGTTAATGCCTAATATTTTCATATAGATTTGTATCTATTAGTCATTCCTAGGCTAAAAAATTAAAGGCAAGTGGCCATCAATTTAATCTGCCTTGGAAGAAATGCAATGCCAGACAAAATTGTGATAATTTAGAAAGTTAGCACTCTGTATACATAGAAGGTGAAATATCTATAAGTGTGTTTTTGTTTCTGGCACAAGTAGTCCATTCATTTCTATAGGATTTCACATGAATTATTAAGTTTTCAATGCGTAGAATTTCAGATGAATTATTTACTTTTAGATGGGTTGATTTTTAACTTCTAAATGACAATCAAGCACAACATGACAGTCAGGAAGATCATGTCATGTCAACCCTCATCTGCATATTAAATGTGTAGTCTTGGTGTTTGCATATTTTGCATAATTAGATAAATATTCCGAAATCAGGTTAAACTAATTGCTTTGCAGATGACAAATACCACTATTCTCTGTGACCAACCAACCAAAATTTCCATCACTACGTAATTCTCTACATATTTCCTGTCATaattttgcaagtgttagttttgCTTAATTCAAGCAATTAAGCTTTGAATTGGTAACTTTAACGGAAACAAATGCAGGAGTGGTTTGAAGACACGTCTGAATTTGTGAAATCAATTGACCATAAGCACCTCTTGACTATTGGACTTGAGGGGTTCTATGGACCAGTAAGTTCGCAAGAGAAGCAAAGTATCAATCCAGGGAAGTGGTATGGCACTCTGGGATCTGACTTCCTAAGCAACTCCAAAATCTCCCATGTCGACTTTGCTTCTGTGCACATATATCCTGATCAATGGTACTTATCTTAACACATGCTCTTGTTTGTAGTTCTTctagaaaactaaactaaattgTTCATGAACGGAAAATGAAAAGATTTCCCATAGCTTGCATGAAGAGCTTGCATAATGGACATATCTTTTGCATCTAATTTGATAGAGCCTCAGAAGGAAGTTTTTTGCTCTTTGTAGGTTGTTGAAAGCAGATTTTAATGAGAAAACCAATTATATTTCTAAATGGGTGACATCACACATTGAAGATGGTGATCGGGAACTGCATAAACCAGTCATGTTCACTGAATTTGGACTCTCCAAAAaatcaaaggattttgaaaactcTCAAAGGGTTACCTTTTACAGATCCATCTTTGACAAAATCTACGAGTCTGCAAAGAAAAATGGAGCTGGAGGAGGGGCCATGATATGGCAATTATTGGTTCCGGGAATGGAAGAATATAGTGATGATTATGGGATCATTCCTGGGCTGACACCTTCGGTTGATAGTTTGTTGAAGGAGCAGTCATGTAGGTTAATGTCATTGAGACTCAAAAAGGATTCATCTGACAGAAGTCCCACAATATGCTAAAGACAATGGTTTATATATCTTGTCTTTTTACAAACTAGAACGACTCTCTCTGCTACCATTATTTGGATATTCCAAACTAAATAAAAGCAAactttttctttgaatttctggcATTTAGCATAGACGATTATCTTGTGCTTGATACTAGATGTTTAGTTGGTGATGTTAGTGTGTgtacttatgtgccaagacacttcttatgtattttgtggataattatttaataaaggtaaaaatttatcattaattatttacttttctgtacgtatatgattaatgataaagtcttaTAGATTAAtcggtatattaatctgaaaacagtccttgatcagatagatatctagaggggacatggatatctagatcaacgctgagtataactaggtcgagatagatcggagggatggatatccaagttgtacttggggatgccttgagtttagaggtacactggacatgATCCgttcaagaggagaccacatattaagcatcattggttattcttcttatgaacgagtgtaattgATTTTTTGACttaagaccttcatttattctatgcgtggagttatgtgctttgacgtcgttaaaagcagtctttaatcggattgttaTTAATACgatagttgggtgtatgacaaaacgtagagagaatagtgttgagtcaatagaggattcatcgttcttttggattaggagttaacatcctgaccgcttgatagagatattagtgactcaaaatccatggccatgggaggaatgatttatcattcaagaggagtctattatatcttggaaatcatgtaaaataattaatttggtaatgatgcataatgtatcgaattaattgggatgtaggctttagatgaagagattgaattacacagtaatcggttcatagtggtttacagtttatgactgatattaattttatcgcattgggtggctaaaaactgttacTAAACGGTtatcttagtctgtgtatggatttacactgcattcgtgtataaaacctagagggtcgcacacatagcacgtagacatgaacaatggtatcggaagctagttgagatcaagatcaaatatggatttatttgatacaaagaagagagaattcgaatagccataatcatgatgattaatggagaattcgaagagtcatcataatgataattaatgaagaatttgaaaagttatcataatgaaggttataaatgaagaatttatggagtctataactcttcatcttccttattaatgaagatcataaatgattaattaattgaaagcttaactcttcgtattcctagGAAGCTATAAATAGCCATCCTCGAAAAGATTCAAGGGATCATTCTCTCCGAGTTTTTCTCGTCAACTTCTTCTTTGTTCGGAAGAGATCGTAGTGCTTCCAAGGCTTTGTtgatccaagaggctagcacctaacggatcgtgtcaagttcgtgatctagtgcgcgtggataccgctagaggagtcacacgtggggctcttatctgtcttatttgtctgtgatattattcacacctatcgagaACTCGAGGTAtggtttttatataattttgtgtaaaactatatgtaccatgaAAGATGCATGATTCATTATATGTCTTCTGTTGCGCTCCGAACCCAACAGGTGATAGTGCTGCTGGATTCTCTTTGTGCTTAGCATTTGATGTTGAGAGATCTGTTGTAAACCCATAGACATTGGCTATTATTTTGTCATTCTACAGCATCCTTCGTAAAAGACAGTGAGCATGTCTTGCTGGATGATTTTGGACTATTAGTGATTATAAAATTTGCACTCAACTTTAAGACAGATTGTAGTCATGACAGACAAGATCACAGTCACGATTATGATCCGCAACTTGCCATTAGAACAATATATCATTGGAAACTCCATTGGCATGAAAACAAAGACAAACAATTTCACAAAGGAAGGGCTTGTGATGCAACTGTTCTCATTATGGGAAAGAAGATGTTGTATTTTTCTAAATACAAAAGCATACATGATACATAGGCTCTGCTTCCACTGCAGCAATTTGGTTTCAGTTCAAAAAGCTGCCCATTTGTCCAAGAAGAATGGAAGAAGTATCTGTATTTGACATTATCAATTTCCAAATATCCAattctcaaattacattatacATTGTCAATGTCGCAAACAGTAGCTCTTGTTGCAGCAATGATTAAGCTGGAGCTGTATTTGCTTTTCCCTTATTCTTCAATCCCACTCTTACTCGTGAATAGTGTAAGAAACACAGTCATTCATTACTTTTCTAATTATTTAAGTTTCCCATAGAGTCTACCTCCCAAAATGATTCCATTTCTCTTCACTGTTCATATTATATTCAGAGTCGGTCTCATTTTCATTGAAAACAAGGCCCCATATTAGTTGGATCTTGTAGGCAAGAAGCCAAGAAACATCAGGGTATGCTTCACCTGTATGTATATTCATCTACAACAAAGAAGTACTGCCTGCATGTAACTGTCGTCTCCAGTGTCATGGGCTGCTCTGTACTCGGCTGTACCCATTTACATCAAAAAGTTATTGCAAGAAGCCAACTGTCCTGTTCACTAAAGTGGCACCCAAGAAGCCAACTGTCCTGTTCACTAAAGTGGCACCTGTTCATGCGACTGTACAGACTGGACTAAACTATTCACAGTCTACGGAcccctaaaaaaaattaaattatgtaaAAGAAATGACTTGTCAAAAAGACAACTTTTTGTGCCTTGAGATCACATCGAGGCCAGTGTGTCTGTGTCCTACATTCTACGACTCCTTTGATGCATGGATCGATGCATGCAGGCATGCAAGTGAGCATGGAGTCGGCAGCCGTACGAAGGAAGGACATGAGGATAACTCTTCTATTTCGACGTCTCACCTGCCAATTAATGCTCACTCGCGCTCGGCATCCATGCCACCTACCAAAAGCTCGACGTCAACTGCATGCAGATCCTCCCTCAATCGGCTGCTATTTCTTTGAGTAAGTCGGATCTAATTAACTATCTGTCATCCTCGCTCAAACAGTTTCGGATTGATGGAGAGTGTGAAGGAAAGAGATTGAATGTTGTTGGAATACACTTAATTACGCTGGACTGGTGGTTGTTGGATCTCTGGAGAACTATTATGGCAATATTCTGTAGAGGGAATTGAATGTGCAGGATAGAGTTTCAGAAATTATGTATCGTACAGAGTCATGTTACAAGTCAACTTCGCTTTAGGGCGATTCTTCTAATCGCGTACCTTTAATAGGCTTAGTTGGTTATAGAACGTACATAATACAAAGTACATCCATCTGAATTCTAATTACACATTTAGAGTAGAAAGACACTCCTTGATGTATAAAATTCCTTTGTATATCTCAGCATTATCCATCTACAAGTGTACAACCCATGAGCATAATTGAAGAATCCCAAAATCATACATGTAGTACTAATTACCATTCAAATTCTAACTTTTAGTATTATCTTATAAGATAAGACATCAGATCAcccggctcaaggcataggccattaaaATCTATGCTAAGGCTCCAATATTATCGAGGTCCATTACCccattgattaaataattaagtaaagacattaaaaaaaattaaattgagtcattaatattaattaatgatagCATACACATTAATAAATATCATGTTAACCCATTAATGAcatcttattaattaattcattattctTATTTACACATTACACTATTCTCATTTCCTAATAATTAAAATTAgccaagattttattttatttaatcttatttcTTCATAATTGCACTTAGCCAagattttattctatttaatacatgcatataattaatatataaatatgatattactaaaatatcctTGAGAATGACTACCCTTAATTATTCTATTTATTCTAGCGGGTCAGCTTCTAGCCATTtagcactactcttaattatatgTCTTATAAAACTAATAAACTCTTTCTTCTCAATATCTCTAAAAAAACCCTAATTGTTCCTTTATCAATGTTTCATGCCTATTTCTTTTCTCCTCATTAATTTTGTATGTTTATATTCTTTCGTTAGtgtcttttttcttttctcatcaataATTTTGTACGTTTATGCTCTCTCGCCGGTG contains:
- the LOC122024669 gene encoding mannan endo-1,4-beta-mannosidase 2-like, with protein sequence MQENGLFLHSAELDHCESTVAPPAATMSPGRQGGGGGWLKHFPGLSRMRSGSVLTYPLIGVAFFVAFVYFSFGDFKPSPGLAEMSFVERKGTQFVVDGRAFYVNGWNSYWMLDQAAEEFSKSRVTEMFQIGAKMGMTVCRTWAFNDGTYHALQVSLGIFDERVFRALDWVIVEARRHGIRLLLSLVNNLQHYGGKTQYVKWAWDEGIGLSSSNDSFFFDPAIRKYFKIYLKTILTRKNHLTGIEYRDDPTIFAWELMNEPQCASDSSGDTLQEWFEDTSEFVKSIDHKHLLTIGLEGFYGPVSSQEKQSINPGKWYGTLGSDFLSNSKISHVDFASVHIYPDQWLLKADFNEKTNYISKWVTSHIEDGDRELHKPVMFTEFGLSKKSKDFENSQRVTFYRSIFDKIYESAKKNGAGGGAMIWQLLVPGMEEYSDDYGIIPGLTPSVDSLLKEQSCRLMSLRLKKDSSDRSPTIC